GGTTTTCTGTATATATTGAAACTGTGCTGATTGttcatattttttgtgattgttaGATCTAGGAAGTTGAGTTTCTTTTCTGTTTCATACTCTGCTTCATACTCTAGTATGAAACAGAAAACGGCCTGAAGAAGTAAGAGAAGAAGTAACAAGAAGTAACATAAACCTGCAGCTTCAAACTTTCAGTAATGGAAGGCGAGTTTTGCGGAATTAATGTGAATGTGGTTTTTTCGTCCTCATTGTTGATTATAGTATTCTGTTAAGTTAGTAAATTGGAGGAGCTTCAGTCCAATCTCTCAATGAACAGATCATATACATTATAGTCGTTATAATATTTACTTGCCTATTTTCCAAGTCAACAATTCCTTATTGGTAAGGAAAACAAATATGGGGGAAAACAGGCAATCACACATGATGCCATCCTATTACTCACTAAATAATATTAGCCTACCTATTAAAAttagaacaataattaattctataacTTGAGTGTGCAATGCTTCAACTACCTTtttaagaattattaattactttatttttacaGGCCACCTATTTCGAAAACTGTGACTGAATATTTCTTAAAAAAAGTGCCCAATAGTATTTTCACCACCAGCCCATGTCGTCTGAGATATTGTACACAGGAGATTGTACTTATGAGGGAGGATATTATTATAAGATTGTGCCGAAATAGTTTACATGCTCCTGACATTTCTGATATTCCACAACATGTAAGTTTTcttatgatatttttcatatattcattcataattagtGTGATCAGTTTGAATTCAATTCTTATGATTAAAATCGTCATGAGTTTGGCTTTCACGTATCAAATTGGTTTGACTCATGGTCACGCTAATAAGTTATCGCTTAGATAAGTCAAGAATCATGtgcctgctactcccgttggaagggtgatcgcttgagccaactcctctgaaaatgattcatgaaatgtaaaatcgcttcccggtggttcggaacccacctaaaactgtaagtccattcatctctcattatcatctaCCTTATTACCCACACATACACTAGCCActaagcctagagctcatgtgagcatcaccGTCAGCaaaaaaaagaacaaaaaattgAGTATAAACCATTGCACATGTTCttctcatttcaaataaaagtaATCTTACAAGTCCCAACAATTTCATTGAGTGGACAAAAATTTGACATTATGAACGTTTTAGAAAGAGAATGCGATTAATTTGTTTCCGAAAATTGTTTCTAGAATGATGTTGCTATTGCACAGTAACATCATATTGAATTAAGACTTTtgattcaattaatgatttcttagtttttctatAAAATTCAACCTATTGAATGACAGTCTTTTATTCTACTACTGGTGTTTCAATAAATGtttcaacaatattacaatCAGATCTACTTCCAGATCTAATTTTAATGGAaggttcatttcaatattacacaagaaattattttccgtgaagttttcaattcaaaatgctCAATTTATCAAgtatcaaattatctttgtttgcaatagtatttatttattcatcgactacaatgtaatattattaatgtacTTAGAATACATGTATTTCCAGCAGTGTCTGGACAACTTTAATGGATAATGCGTTAGCACAATACAGtatatattatttctctttttctcttgatattattatactcGTCTGATACatttttgttgataataattctcCTTTTCCAGTTTGTGAAGACGATTGTTTCGCAAGCCTACTTGATGCCTCTTCCGGTGACGCTGAGTCCAGTCTATTGGGCTCACGAAACAGCTCTCAGATTGTATCCACTCCCAGATCTAATTGTAATGGCGGATTCATTCCAACCCTACACTGCAAAAAATACTGGTTGCATTGTAACTAATCCGGTAAGTTAATTTACTCGTACCTAAAATATAACTAGTATCTTTATTCTCTTCAAGttagtttttataattatttctatagtgctcaatattaatattttttaaaagggataattgaaaaaatgaagaattgaatttataatatatttaaaaaaatgaaaaatacatttataaaaagaaatcttacaaacaaaaaatgaagaataataaacaaagCGAAAAagacaaatgataagaaaattccttttcagtggaatatttcaaaaattatacatCAGACGAAAAATAAAtactccaaaaccttctaaagaaggtttgactggaggagtcaagtttaacattatatttttataagaaaaaaacatagaaatagtacattgatataatcaatcagtgatctcaaaataattatttttaattcaaatcatatcaaaagaaaaatagttgtaaatcttgtagaaaacaatttatcaatacattgataataataatatcgagtgatctGACTCTGGTCTAGTGTCAGATTTTTCAGGTGGCAACTGAtgaatttcagggcctctgattTGACCTaaagactgctttttaggcagccgggactgaCGGCTTGaagtgtccatccgaaacaccaAATACACTTTTTTCACTATATTATCTTCATTCTTTCGATAATGTTGCTTTTATTAAATGGTTTATTTCTTTAGTGCTCAATACATTTTCTAGAAGAGAACTGATTGCAAGAGTTATGATTGCATTATTTTTTGCAGAGCTCTTTTTCAAATGGAAACTACGCTTTCAAAGTCTACATTCCCTCGTCACGTGAAGTGGAAGACAGTCAAATACCTGAAGAGACATGAATAGACTATACAAATTGAGTAACTGTAATATAGTCACCTACTACATTGTTTGCAATAAATCCTTCCAATTTGTTATATTGTTTGTATCTTTTATTAAGTTTTCCATACATATTTTTTCTCCAATGCGCATGTACAATGACATTGCACTGCATTACCTAAAACAAAACTTCTTTGTACAAAAGTTAGAGTGAATGGTAATTGAGATGATACAATTtcttttaattcattcataaatgcCTGGAACACTCAGGTTTCAGACGTGATATTATCTCACAAACTCACAATaacaaattacttttttttgttagggctactcttaattataaataaataaataaaaataaaatatcacaacaTAAATTTTCAAACTCAGCATCATCCAATATAacgattgattataaataaggAGCCAATAGAGTGTCATgtataaatgatttataaaatttgttctCAAACAAAAAACACCTTATTGTAACttttaaatagaatttatttgtacaTTTTCAACATTATCTATAAAAATTTGAAGCTCATATTATTAATACAAAATCTCATATACACTTCATTCCCATTAAATTAAGACAATATTTTACTAAGAAAACCTACtactaaaaattatagaagaTTTATTCGGGATTCAGAAATTAAATTCGATCATAAATTGCCAACGAATTTATGAAGTTTCAAATAGCTACCACTGCTTCAagtgttttttattattatacaagATTGAAATCAACAAATCATCAACGATAGACTAGTTGTAGTATTCTAAAGCTTGTTCCATCACAGGAGGAGTATGAGCTGGATAAATAcctaacattttcaaatttgctgatatcttcaaaatattacaaattcTATATGTGTTAAGATTTTGATTATTAAAATATGTCGTTCACTAAATACACTCCAATTGCCTAAACCTAATTGGTAGATCTTATTTATCTCACCTTATAATCTAAacgatttcatttttttctcttgagAATTTTGTAGGTATCCTTTGAGATAATGTAGCTAATAGCTGAAGCTATTGTTGTACCTGCCGTCAACcaactgaaaaaataaaattaatttgatcaacATGATAAGTTTATCAAGTTGTATAAGTTTATCTTATACAACCTTGGTAAGATTAAACTAGTTTTTGAGATGAAATAGAAACTGAAGATGTAGATCGACATCATTTTAGATTATCTGATACAAACCTGGTGCGATACAACATAGTCATAAATATTTGTCTATTAGTGaatcaaaaatttgataatattgttaaaatatgaaatcacttcacttttgtatgggctactttttaaaaaattaaaaacatgaagtaccctttaatttaaaatatttcgaACAGCTAGTTTCCAACAACTTTGGCCAaaggccgaaactagttgttcgaaatgttttaaattaaagggtatttcatgtttttaataattgatcaaaTATCTATGATCTGATATAAGATCATACTTATGATTGTGTAATTGGTATGTGATGTAATCAGCTACAAGAATTATGTCGAGCAAGctcattttgataaaaataagaaaaaacatgcaaTTAGCATTAAAATAGAGGACtagaattaatttgaaggacTGTTATTGACCAAAACTCACAACAATCCGTGAATGACGGGATGTTCCAAATACCCGAAAGAGGCTGCAGCTAAAGTTGAGAAAACCGTGCAGAGTTGAattgttgtatttattttacTGAGCCGGGTTGGAGCCAGTTCAGCTGTTGCATGCGAGACATCCAAATATCTGCTCAAAGTTTTCTGAAATCAAAAACAGTTTTGACTACTTTTTTGAATAAAACTCtgaccaacaaatatttagatGGTACTATAGTAAAACAATAATTAGAACATTACCGTACAACAATAATTAACATCATAAATAGGTACCGCACAAATTCTAGACTTAAGtcacagattttcaaaaaagattttCCTTTGAGTCTCCCAACAGATCCGAATTTTAAAATGCATTGATATTCTTATagtttataaaaacatttaatagatttttatatataattttcAGTCCACAATAATGCtcagttttttattattaaattgaatcataatttaaaaGTGTAATTTCGTTATCTGATTTGGTTTTAAGCAATCtaaatccaatatttttgttttgagtgTATGCACTGAAAATTGGATTCAAATTGAAaagtgaatgaaacaaaattcgaggaaggaacagttttgggttgtgcctgttagtcctttcccaatcattctaatgaattgtattttgtttatcattgaataaataaataataatacataattgaATGAgacatatattacaactttaaattaaaaaagtaacTCATGGAAGCGTGACATCCGTCTTGCCATGGTGTGAAACAGTATTCATCAAGGGTAAACACAATCGTTACGCACCCATGATTTTTTACTTTGATATCAAAATTCATATTTAACCAGTAGAATTGAAATGTTTCTTCAATGTCACGGTCTGATTTGAAGTTCAAGAACGAAATCTACAGTTTGATAATGTAAGTATTATaacttattttatttgttacttTGTACTTAATTAATTACACGCTAAAAAGTAATTGCATTAGACTCTAGAATGATAAATTCATGATGATTATTCGTTATAGTTTCCTTGATAGCAATCTTACTTGTTTGTcttatgcaataaaaaaataagtcTCGTAACTTTTGAAGAATGTTTTCTGCAAATAATCCACAATGGAATATTGTCTCACTTCAAATCTTCCACAAATTTAATAATCGGCTCATTTTCTCattgaatattcataaaattattttgagaaggaagaacACTTTTTAGGAATTTATTAGTCCTTCAATTGATTTGAGACAGTAGTATGACAACAGTCAAAACTTCTAAAAGATCTTTTGGCTCTGGATTTTTAAGCAATATATCCAAAAGATAAGCAAGCATAGGAGCGAGTAATTTTAAGATAATGTCAAAGCATCACTCACTGATTcatgaaataattcaatttatcctagcttttgattgaatattagtatcaatattatattaatacaagaaaattagtcgatttgaaaacttgacttacaggaggaggaagagattgATATCGAATATAGAATCCAGCTCCAACCAGTAATGTATCTCTCGCTACTATCAAAGCAGTCAAGGGAACTAGaacaagaatatttttcaattacagtacTTTATTCTCGATCATATTACCGGAATAAGATTATGAATCATGTTCACCTTTATATCACATTTTTCATTTACACAACGCGTTGTTATTTCAAGCTTTGATCGAAATCCCATTGAATTTTAGAGAAATTGCCAATCAGTAgttcatttttcattctgagACGAATTGTTTAAAATGTATTGTGTTAAAAGAAGGTTCGTTCGTGTCAGGTGATTCTAAATgccaatatttgaataataattcattgttaATCCATAAAAAAGTCCTGTCTTGAGGATGCTGGAGCAAGGCAGCATTTTAAGAGGTGGTCATCTGATTGTAAATCACCACAGTCGCAGTGCGGATCGTCATTCTGCCTCCAGGTTGTGCAATTTTCTCTTGTACAGGCACATTCAGCTATAAGGCAGTTCAGGGTCTTCCACTTGCCATATGGCAACTCTGCTCATGTTGGCAGTTGCCCCGGAGCTTCATGACCGTGACATCTGTACTCTCATTGCCACAGCTGAATCCTTTCCTGGGCAGCAGAAGAGTCCAGCACTTTTGTTTCACTCAATAAACTGCGTCGGGACTTTAGTCGGTGAATGGCAGAGGTATGGACAAACATTGGATGCCTATCATATGTAGTCTGTTGAGTTCGCTCAGCTTTACTAGCTGTTTCTCTTCGGATTGGAGAGGGAGCAATACCATTGAGTTGATATAGTGGGTTTTAGTTGACTTTAGGCACCCTGTCACAATCGTGCAGCTTTCATTGAGAGCAAAGTAAACttatatttgtcaaatacaGATCAATCTTTAACATTCCATTTTTCCCTAAAATCTTGAATCAATAAGTTTTCCTACATTGTACTTTATTATCAGGACTTTGATAACTGATCTCTTGAATATGGTTTTATACTtatcatgaaaataaaatagaaattaatcGATTATTACAAAATACTTCGAGACCTACCAGGAATGTTGCCAGTGATTGTCAGTGTCAGGAATAATGtagctatcagtattttatcAGCCATTGGGTCCAAGAAACTTCCAAGCTTCGATgcttgattcttgaatgaacgAGCTATGATTCCATCTAGCTGAAACATCAATGCGAAATCAaatgtttatcaatttttatataaaCTATCACTTGCATTTCTAGatttacattaaaaaataataatttttgtatcaaactacaatgaataataatggatGTCTACAATGAGAATATTCTCAAACAAGGTTGAAGAATGATTCCAGTGTATCAGTTGTctattaaactattatttttcactttttaataCGGAAACAGCAAATAAGCTATAAATAAGAAGAGATTCTTTGTACTTTTAGATGGGAATTATATTTGATCTCCAGTGTAATAGCGTTCTGAAACTCACAAAACTGGGCCTTATAAAGAATTAAGCATACATAATTGAATATCCATCATTTTCAAATAGTGAAATGCCATAAagctatttatgtataaaaata
Above is a window of Nilaparvata lugens isolate BPH chromosome 4, ASM1435652v1, whole genome shotgun sequence DNA encoding:
- the LOC111045036 gene encoding probable cardiolipin synthase (CMP-forming) isoform X2 produces the protein MRENIWTIPNMLTVLRIAMSPYLGYLICQTNYELALGLVIFAGFTDFLDGIIARSFKNQASKLGSFLDPMADKILIATLFLTLTITGNIPVPLTALIVARDTLLVGAGFYIRYQSLPPPKTLSRYLDVSHATAELAPTRLSKINTTIQLCTVFSTLAAASFGYLEHPVIHGLFWLTAGTTIASAISYIISKDTYKILKRKK